From one Catharus ustulatus isolate bCatUst1 chromosome 1, bCatUst1.pri.v2, whole genome shotgun sequence genomic stretch:
- the HAS2 gene encoding hyaluronan synthase 2, with product MYCERFICILRILGTTLFGVSLLLGITAAYIVGYQFIQTDNYYFSFGLYGAILASHLIIQSLFAYLEHRKMKRSLETPIKLNKTVALCIAAYQEDPDYLRKCLLSVKRLTYPGIKVVMVIDGNSEDDVYMMDIFTEIMGRDSCATYIWSNNFHDKGPGETEESHRESMQHVSQLVLSNKSVCIMQKWGGKREVMYTAFKALGRSVDYVQVCDSDTMLDPASSVEMVKVLEEDPMVGGVGGDVQILNKYDSWISFLSSVRYWMAFNIERACQSYFGCVQCISGPLGMYRNSLLHEFVEDWYNQEFMGSQCSFGDDRHLTNRVLSLGYATKYTARSKCLTETPIEYLRWLNQQTRWSKSYFREWLYNAMWFHKHHLWMTYEAVITGFFPFFLIATVIQLFYRGKIWNILLFLLTVQLVGLIKSSFASFLRGNIVMVFMSLYSVLYMSSLLPAKMFAIATINKAGWGTSGRKTIVVNFIGLIPVSIWFTILLGGVIFTIYKESKKPFSESKQTVLIIGTILYACYWVLLLTLYMVLINKCGRRKKEQQHYDMVLDV from the exons ATGTATTGTGAGAGGTTTATATGTATCCTGAGAATACTTGGAACCACACTCTTCGGGGTGTCCCTCCTGCTGGGAATCACCGCTGCTTACATTGTGGGCTACCAGTTCATCCAAACAGACAATTACTACTTCTCCTTTGGACTCTATGGTGCTATCCTGGCATCACATCTCATCATCCAAAGCCTGTTTGCCTACCTAgagcacaggaaaatgaaacGGTCGCTAGAGACTCCAATCAAACTGAACAAAACAGTTGCCCTTTGTATTGCTGCCTATCAAGAAGATCCTGACTACTTAAGAAAATGTTTACTTTCTGTAAAAAGATTGACCTACCCTGGAATTAAAGTTGTTATGGTCATTGATGGGAACTCAGAAGATGACGTTTACATGATGgacattttcactgaaatcatGGGTAGGGACAGTTGTGCCACTTATATCTGGAGTAATAACTTCCATGACAAAGGTCCGGGTGAGACAGAGGAGTCTCACAGAGAGAGCATGCAACACGTATCTCAGCTGGTCCTGTCCAACAAAAGTGTTTGCATCATGCAGAAATGGGGTGGAAAAAGAGAAGTAATGTACACAGCATTCAAAGCACTGGGGAGAAGTGTGGATTATGTACAG GTCTGTGATTCAGATACAATGCTTGATCCAGCCTCATCAGTGGAGATGGTGAAAGTTTTAGAAGAAGATCCAATGGTTGGAGGAGTTGGAGGTGATGTACag attttgaacAAATATGATTCCTGGATCTCCTTTCTGAGCAGTGTGAGATACTGGATGGCATTCAACATCGAAAGAGCCTGTCAGTCCTACTTTGGCTGTGTACAGTGCATCAGTGGACCTCTGGGAATGTACAGAAACTCTTTACTCCATGAATTTGTGGAAGATTGGTACAATCAGGAGTTTATGGGCTCCCAGTGCAGCTTTGGAGATGACAGGCATCTAACTAACAGAGTGCTAAGTCTGGGCTATGCAACAAAATACACAGCTAGATCCAAGTGCCTCACGGAAACACCGATAGAGTATCTCAGGTGGCTGAATCAGCAGACCCGCTGGAGTAAATCCTACTTTAGAGAGTGGCTTTACAATGCCATGTGGTTCCACAAGCACCATTTGTGGATGACCTACGAAGCTGTAATCACTggattctttcctttcttccttatCGCCACAGTCATTCAGCTCTTCTACAGGGGAAAAATCTGGaacatcctcctcttcctgttGACAGTTCAGTTAGTTGGCCTGATAAAGTCTTCCTTTGCCAGCTTCCTTAGGGGCAACATTGTCATGGTTTTCATGTCACTCTACTCAGTGTTGTACATGTCAAGTTTACTGCCAGCAAAGATGTTTGCAATTGCCACGATAAACAAAGCAGGGTGGGGCACATCAGGAAGGAAAACCATTGTAGTTAATTTTATAGGACTCATTCCAGTCTCCATTTGGTTTACAATCCTCCTAGGTGGCGTAATTTTCACTATTTACAAGGAAtcaaaaaagccattttctgaGTCAAAACAGACAGTTCTCATCATTGGCACAATACTCTATGCATGTTACTGGGTTTTGCTTTTGACTTTGTACATGGTTCTTATCAACAAATGTGGCAGGCGGAAGAAAGAGCAACAACACTACGACATGGTGCTAGACGTATGA